Proteins encoded together in one Styela clava chromosome 12, kaStyClav1.hap1.2, whole genome shotgun sequence window:
- the LOC144430449 gene encoding uncharacterized protein LOC144430449, protein MYFAIFAENIHCNPTGKGSINTKGINRKNRKSLVYPNLESAIRPIPHCNEIPVPVFEGLPELELPCSEEYQTSTESSEGTVSDIWFSPSSLPQLFSQEELNDLTRDLNLFKESSELLASRLNEKILLQPGTLITFYRKRPIEFLSYFTQEKDIVYCNNVAGLLRQLGVQQYDPQDWRLFIDSSKRSLKCVLLHNGNLFGSVPLGHSTTLKEKYDEIKFALEKISYRYRARTEHWIKKDWPVRSELIPGFLNVLAPPLVDRSKIVFPPLHIKLGIMKQFVKALEKDGDCFKHICRKFPELRAWTAFTNGVKFFLGKTKAPNYKELAETLLTSLRQLGANMSIKLHFLHSHLARFPENLGDVSDEQGERFHQDISDMEVRYQGRWDSTMLADYCWSIKRDDAEAPHFRKSVKRQFIADDIY, encoded by the exons ATGTATTTTGCTATATTTGCGGAGAATATACATTGCAATCCAACAGGAAAGGGATCA ATAAACACTAAGGGAATCAATAGGAAGAACAGGAAATCGTTGGTTTATCCAAACCTCGAGTCTGCAATTAGGCCAATTCCACACTGCAATGAAATTCCTGTTCCAGTGTTTGAAGGCTTGCCCGAATTGGAATTGCCCTGCTCTGAAGAATATCAAACCTCCACTGAAAGTAGTGAGGGCACTGTTTCAGATATCTGGTTTTCTCCTTCTTCACTGCCACAGCTTTTTTCTCAAGAAGAACTTAATGATCTGACTAGAGATCTCAACCTTTTCAAAGAATCTTCTGAACTTCTAGCTTCAAGACTCAATGAAAAAATTCTACTTCAGCCCGGAACTCTCATAACATTCTATAGAAAACGCCCTATTGAATTCTTGTCATATTTCACTCAGGAAAAAGACATAGTATATTGTAACAACGTTGCCGGCCTGCTGCGGCAGCTTGGTGTCCAACAGTATGATCCTCAAGATTGGCGCCTTTTTATAGACAGTTCCAAAAGAAGTTTAAAATGTGTTCTTCTTCACAATGGAAACTTATTTGGATCAGTTCCTCTAGGTCATTCAACAACTCTCAaagaaaaatatgatgaaatcaAATTTGCACTGGAAAAAATTTCATACAGATA CAGGGCAAGAACAGAGCATTGGATAAAAAAAGATTGGCCTGTGCGCAGTGAGTTGATTCCTGGCTTTCTCAATGTTTTGGCTCCTCCTTTGGTCGACCGTTCAAAAATTGTGTTTCCTCCTCTTCACATAAAGCTTGGCATCATGAAACAGTTTGTGAAGGCTCTTGAGAAAGATGGCGACTGTTTCAAACATATTTGCAGGAAATTTCCAG AATTGAGGGCTTGGACGGCGTTTACAAATGGAGTAAAATTCTTTTTGGGAAAAACGAAGGCGCCCAACTACAAAGAGCTTGCTGAAACACTACTTACAAGTCTCCGTCAACTGGGTGCAAATATGAGCATCAAGTTACATTTTTTACATAGCCATCTTGCCCGTTTTCCAGAAAATCTAGGTGATGTGAGCGATGAGCAAGGGGAGCGCTTCCATCAAGATATCAGCGACATGGAAGTTCGCTATCAAGGTCGTTGGGATTCCACCATGCTTGCAGACTACTGTTGGTCTATCAAGCGCGATGATGCCGAGGCCCCTCATTTTAGAAAATCAGTAAAACGTCAATTTATAGCCGATGACATCTATTAG
- the LOC120330079 gene encoding uncharacterized protein LOC120330079 yields the protein MPHLVEKKPPFVQSDSVQNCHNCETVFIDSRINCRACGYVFCDECSKNRICLPYLPVEKPQNVCDSCLKKIQGLGIQSHQWPLYTTQSNLQYEAEIGYSAPRCCRCTEKFKGMVHFCNKCKRAFCAECLGAGVHHKNKANICENCKVEESNIEISTASSTGSNDSTNDCSCCVIECCNFDCCDLDCCDLECCELECCDLDCCDLDCCGDIDLDFTGGIFCCLCRLICSALEEE from the exons ATGCCAC atttgGTGGAAAAGAAACCTCCTTTCGTTCAGTCAGACTCTGTACAGAATTGCCATAATTGTGAGACAGTATTCATAGACTCAAG gaTTAACTGCAGGGCTTGTGGTTATGTTTTTTGTGATGAATGTAGTAAAAATCGAATTTGCCTCCCATATCTTCCCGTCGAAAAGCCTCAAAACGTTTGCGACAGCTgcctaaaaaaaattcag GGACTGGGTATTCAAAGTCATCAATGGCCATTATACACAACACAAAGCAATCTGCAATACGAGGCTGAAATTGGATACTCGGCACCAAGATGCTGCCGATGTACAGAGAAATTTAAAGGAATGGTTCA cTTTTGTAACAAATGCAAGAGAGCTTTTTGCGCCGAATGCTTGGGTGCCGGAGTTCATCACAAGAATAAAGCtaatatttgtgaaaattgCAAAG TTGAGGAGAGCAATATAGAAATCTCAACCGCAAGCAGTACAG GCTCGAACGATTCGACGAATGATTGCAGTTGCTGTGTTATTGAATGTTGCAACTTTGATTGTTGTGACCTTGACTGTTGTGACCTTGAATGTTGTGAACTTGAATGTTGTGACCTTGACTGTTGTGACCTTGACTGTTGTGGAGACATTGATTTGGACTTTACCGGAGGGATATTTTGCTGCCTTTGTCGATTAAT CTGTTCCGCTCTCGAAGAAGAATAA
- the LOC120329404 gene encoding uncharacterized protein LOC120329404 → MATLRWFLPLLQVAILFVGTRGDDAPAEGADSNDKGNETVGGRSFVPHFHAASACSNVVCMNGGTCYSTGSNQPNTARYQCRCILPFHGTHCEHGQRSIVIPSTNHCYPNPCMNGGSCYTSGKGYTCRCAGSWSGTHCETPLYVNPVVVRNTPCTQGFNPCNNMCECVNSCRHSSGYYCRSANGYLGKNCTIPPPNIQCLANQIIVTVDDAFVREYDLGIGNSRLYLGRNGGGVVGQDCYAITSNGISHTFTIPLPFGKCGTSVQAIGGKTVANNVIWLNRFTNAAYDMPVPVINFECTYTKEYIIVTSLQPAIDQPPTLRETGFTRVRGTIELCKVSSSCPNTCPTNFAVREAAVYTIGEMIHLNIRGDQSIQGIVALKTLYLSCDASPSNAIVRLVTNGCPGGSQNYMPTRVTYSGRSSSVCASFQVPRLQGCPVFYIHAELETCIPSVGCTYNPSTCGQQIMPGRRRRDLNETEHKVTNVFGPIYVLSGERGVPYETLFPNTTIVSSPAQFLEPKPASEIVQDSTSLLLIVGLSLLCFLVILSISGLIVYRSRYSK, encoded by the exons ATGGCAACCCTGCGTTG GTTTCTTCCGCTGCTCCAAGTTGCGATTTTGTTTGTTGGTACCCGCG GTGATGATGCGCCTGCGGAGGGGGCTGATTCGAACGACAAAGGAAATGAGACGGTGGGTGGCAGGTCTTTCGTGCCACATTTCCACGCCGCGTCTGCTTGTTCAAACGTGGTTTGCATGAATGGCGGTACATGTTATTCTACTGGCAGCAATCAACCTAATACAGCCAG GTATCAATGTCGGTGCATACTTCCATTTCATGGTACTCACTGTGAGCATGGCCAGAGATCCATCGTTATTCCAAGTACTAATCACTGCTATCCGAATCCGTGCATGAATGGAGGGTCTTGCTATACTTCAGGAAAGGG ATACACATGCCGTTGTGCTGGCTCCTGGAGCGGCACTCATTGTGAAACTCCGTTGTATGTGAATCCTGTAGTGGTGCGCAACACTCCGTGTACACAGGGCTTCAACCCTTGTAATAACATGTGCGAATGTGTAAATTCCTGCCGACATTCTTCTGGTTATTATTGCCGAAGCGCAAATGGCTATTTGGGAAAGAATTGCACGATTC CTCCTCCAAACATTCAATGCTTGGCCAACCAAATCATCGTTACCGTGGACGATGCCTTTGTCCGTGAGTACGACTTAGGAATCGGGAACAGCAGGTTGTATCTTGGTCGAAATGGGGGCGGAGTTGTCGGTCAAGATTGCTACGCAATAACCAGCAACGGCATATCTCACACCTTCACCATACCTCTGCCTTTTGGAAAATGCGGCACATCTGTACAGGCAATCGGAGGCAAAACCGTCGCCAACAACGTAATCTGGTTAAACCGCTTCACCAATGCAGCGTATGACATGCCTGTTCCAGTTATTAATTTCGAGTGCACATacactaaagaatatattatcGTGACGTCGCTCCAGCCCGC AATCGACCAACCACCCACTCTCCGGGAAACCGGATTCACTCGCGTGAGAGGAACTATAGAACTTTGCAAAGTGTCGTCATCTTGTCCTAACACCTGTCCGACAAATTTTGCAGTAAGGGAAGCTGCAGTTTATACGATTGGAGAAATGATTCATCTGAATATCAGGGGCGATCAAAGTATACAG GGAATCGTCGCATTGAAAACACTTTACCTCTCTTGTGACGCAAGTCCAAGCAATGCAATAGTGAGGCTGGTAACAAATGGATGCCCAGGAGGTTCACAGAATTACATGCCAACTAGAGTGACCTACAGTGGACGATCTTCTTCAGTCTGTGCCTCGTTCCAAGTACCTAGATTGCAGGGTTGTCCTGTCTTCTATATACACGCCGAATTGGAAACCTGCATTCCTTCAGTG GGCTGTACTTATAATCCTAGTACTTGCGGCCAGCAAATTATGCCCGGTCGTCGACGAAGAGATTTAAACGAAACTGAACATAAAGTTACAAATGTTTTCGGCCCAATTTATGTCCTGTCCGGAGAGCGCGGCGTTCCCTACGAAACCTTGTTCCCGAACACCACTATCGTATCGTCTCCAGCTCAGTTTTTGGAACCGAAGCCAGCTTCCGAGATTGTTCAAG atTCCACATCTCTCCTGCTCATCGTTGGCTTGTCTTTGCTCTGCTTCCTGGTCATACTAAGCATTTCAGGATTAATTGTATACCGCTCTCGGTActccaaataa